The proteins below come from a single Chitinophaga pinensis DSM 2588 genomic window:
- a CDS encoding arylsulfatase — translation MKARNVLLSSLIILSSCTGSRKNNKTTVSKDERPNIVLILADDLGYSDLGCYGGEIQTPNLDYLAANGLRFRHFYNTSRCCPSRASLLTGLYNQQAGIGEMTTARAEAGYRGYITENTVTLAEVLKDAGYHTAMSGKWHVSNTVEQSTPAAQLKWLNHQASHPYFSPVEQYPVNRGFEKYYGNIFGVVDYFDPFSLVNGTTPVESVPKDYYHTDAINDTAVSYVRALSKEDKPFFLYVAHTAPHWPLQALPEDIKKYEQTYKGGWDVIREARYKRMVAQGLIDPKTTPLSPRINNQLSWDKNPDKDWDARAMAVHAAMVDRMDQGIGRLIQTLRETGKLDNTIIIFLSDNGASPENCMRYGPGFDRPGQTRDGKEISYPVKKDVLPGPQTTFASIGERWANVVNTPYQYAKAQSYEGGVRTPMIAYWPKGIKAKGAYADQLAHVMDFMPTFLNVAKASYPQTYKGHSITPSTGVSLLPAFEGKQEPGHDVLYNEHFNARYVRAGDWKLVSLSGDSTWHLYKINQDETELNDLAAQHPDVVARMTAQWRQWANTHNVFPKPGKK, via the coding sequence ATGAAAGCGCGGAATGTATTACTATCATCATTGATCATTCTATCTTCCTGTACAGGGAGTCGTAAGAACAACAAGACAACAGTAAGTAAGGATGAAAGACCCAATATCGTGCTGATACTGGCGGATGATCTTGGCTACTCAGATCTTGGTTGTTACGGCGGGGAGATACAAACACCCAATCTCGATTATCTGGCAGCAAATGGTCTGCGCTTCAGGCATTTCTATAATACTTCGCGTTGTTGCCCTTCCAGGGCTTCCCTGCTGACCGGTTTATATAATCAACAGGCAGGTATCGGCGAGATGACGACCGCGAGAGCAGAGGCCGGATATAGGGGTTATATCACCGAGAATACGGTTACACTGGCAGAGGTATTGAAAGATGCCGGTTACCATACGGCTATGTCAGGCAAGTGGCATGTATCCAATACAGTGGAACAGTCCACACCGGCAGCACAACTGAAATGGCTGAACCACCAGGCATCACATCCTTACTTCTCACCAGTGGAACAATATCCTGTCAACAGAGGATTTGAAAAGTATTACGGTAATATCTTCGGTGTGGTCGATTATTTTGATCCTTTCAGTCTGGTGAATGGTACGACGCCGGTGGAAAGTGTTCCGAAAGACTATTATCATACAGACGCGATCAACGATACAGCTGTCAGCTATGTGAGAGCGCTCAGTAAAGAAGATAAACCCTTCTTCCTGTATGTTGCACATACTGCCCCGCACTGGCCTTTACAGGCATTACCGGAAGACATAAAGAAATACGAACAGACTTATAAGGGTGGCTGGGATGTTATCCGGGAAGCTCGTTATAAAAGGATGGTAGCACAGGGGCTGATCGATCCCAAAACCACACCATTATCGCCCCGTATCAATAACCAGCTGAGCTGGGATAAAAATCCGGATAAGGACTGGGATGCACGGGCCATGGCAGTACATGCTGCGATGGTTGATCGTATGGACCAGGGCATTGGTCGCCTGATTCAGACATTACGGGAAACGGGTAAACTGGACAATACGATTATCATATTCTTAAGCGATAACGGCGCCAGTCCGGAGAACTGTATGCGATATGGTCCGGGCTTCGATCGTCCGGGACAAACCAGGGATGGAAAAGAGATCAGTTACCCGGTAAAGAAAGATGTATTGCCTGGTCCTCAGACCACCTTTGCTTCCATTGGAGAGCGTTGGGCGAATGTAGTGAATACGCCTTATCAATACGCGAAAGCACAGTCCTATGAAGGCGGTGTGCGTACGCCGATGATTGCCTACTGGCCGAAGGGTATTAAAGCGAAAGGGGCGTATGCAGACCAACTCGCACACGTCATGGATTTCATGCCTACCTTCCTGAATGTGGCAAAAGCCAGTTATCCGCAGACTTATAAGGGGCATAGTATTACTCCTTCCACTGGGGTCAGTCTGCTACCAGCTTTCGAAGGTAAACAGGAGCCAGGACATGATGTGTTATATAACGAGCATTTCAACGCCCGTTATGTACGAGCAGGCGACTGGAAACTGGTCTCCTTGTCCGGCGATTCCACCTGGCATCTCTACAAGATCAACCAGGATGAAACGGAATTAAACGATCTGGCGGCACAGCATCCCGATGTAGTCGCCCGTATGACGGCACAATGGAGACAATGGGCAAATACCCACAATGTGTTTCCTAAACCCGGTAAAAAATAG
- a CDS encoding ABC transporter permease produces MIRNKSFSIINITGLAIGMSATILILLWIQNEVSYDQFHEKRNRIYEVWNRVSVEGNTSCWNTVSDPVGPALEKDLPEVERVVRVNHNNSQLLSHGETRIMRSGNIVDTGFLQLFSFPMLEGNPTTALNDVHGVVVTQSTAKSLFNQEDALGKIIKIGELGNFTITGILKDLPNNTRFDFDFLLPRSNLKNGEGHDLGWNDNSTPTFVLLKPNASYAAASLKARDLKQHYSDDAKTLKWQLFLYPLDRWRLYSSFTNGVEDNGGRGTFVKLFGIIAAFILVIACINFMNLSTARSEKRAKEVGIRKVIGAQKSSLIGHFIGESICLAFLAGIIALFIVQLCLPAYNQLTDKQLFIDFTNAYAILAFIGFILFTGLLAGSYPAFYLSSFQPIKVLKGTFRSANAVLTPRKLLVVVQFTFSTILIICTIIVKQQIDYARSRNAGYNKEHLVYQFMTGDIPKNYALIKNELLASGVASSVTKTNSPLTERWSNGWGQNWEGKDPNDKTSFDRYLSDEGLGTTAGLQFVQGRDFDLQKYPTDSTGLIINESALKIMQFKDPIGKTVDDLDIRWHIVGVIKDFILTSPYEPTRPILICGAKSSFMSFRVMQIKLNKDIAIAENLRKAETIFKKYNPEYAFDPRMVDQEYARKFENEKRQSILAGLFGGLTIFISCLGLFGLATYMAENRIKEIGVRKVLGASVLSITGLLSKDFVKLVTISFFVAAPVAWWSMDQWLQSYSYRVGIQWWVFVVAGLLSVTIALLTVSYQSVKAAIADPVKSLRAE; encoded by the coding sequence ATGATCCGCAATAAAAGCTTTTCCATTATCAATATTACGGGTTTAGCCATCGGCATGTCAGCTACCATACTCATCCTGCTCTGGATACAGAATGAGGTCAGCTATGACCAGTTCCATGAGAAGAGAAACAGGATATACGAAGTATGGAACAGGGTATCCGTAGAAGGGAACACGTCCTGCTGGAATACGGTGTCTGACCCGGTTGGCCCTGCGCTGGAAAAAGATCTGCCGGAAGTGGAGCGTGTGGTCAGGGTCAATCATAATAATTCACAACTGTTATCCCACGGGGAGACCAGAATAATGAGGTCCGGAAATATTGTTGATACCGGGTTTCTGCAGCTATTCAGTTTTCCGATGCTGGAAGGTAATCCGACAACGGCTTTGAATGATGTACACGGGGTGGTTGTTACACAAAGCACAGCGAAGAGTTTGTTCAATCAGGAAGACGCGTTGGGGAAAATTATAAAGATCGGAGAACTGGGTAATTTTACCATTACCGGTATACTCAAAGATCTTCCTAATAACACCCGGTTTGATTTTGATTTCCTGTTGCCCAGGAGCAATCTGAAAAATGGGGAAGGGCATGATCTGGGTTGGAATGATAACAGTACACCCACTTTTGTTCTGTTAAAACCGAATGCAAGTTATGCAGCGGCATCACTGAAGGCGAGAGATCTGAAACAGCATTACAGCGACGACGCCAAAACACTGAAATGGCAGCTGTTCCTTTATCCGCTGGATCGCTGGCGTTTATATTCAAGTTTCACCAATGGGGTAGAAGATAATGGCGGCCGTGGTACTTTTGTTAAACTGTTTGGCATCATTGCCGCATTTATACTGGTAATTGCGTGTATCAATTTCATGAACCTCAGTACAGCGCGGAGTGAAAAAAGGGCAAAAGAGGTAGGAATAAGAAAAGTGATAGGCGCACAGAAGTCATCCCTGATCGGTCATTTTATCGGAGAGTCTATCTGTCTTGCTTTCCTGGCCGGTATCATAGCGCTGTTTATTGTTCAGCTATGTTTACCTGCCTATAACCAGTTGACCGACAAACAGTTGTTTATCGACTTTACCAATGCCTATGCAATACTGGCATTTATCGGGTTTATATTATTCACTGGTTTATTGGCGGGTAGTTACCCTGCATTTTACCTGTCTTCATTTCAACCTATTAAGGTATTGAAAGGCACCTTCAGGAGCGCGAATGCAGTATTAACTCCCCGGAAATTGCTGGTGGTGGTACAATTCACATTTTCCACCATCCTGATTATCTGCACGATTATCGTCAAGCAACAAATAGACTATGCGCGTAGCCGGAATGCAGGTTATAACAAGGAACATCTCGTGTACCAGTTTATGACGGGAGATATACCTAAGAATTATGCCCTGATTAAAAACGAATTGCTGGCATCAGGAGTCGCCAGTTCTGTTACAAAAACCAACTCTCCGCTTACAGAACGATGGAGCAATGGGTGGGGACAGAACTGGGAAGGGAAAGACCCTAATGATAAAACTTCTTTCGACCGGTATTTATCCGATGAAGGATTGGGAACTACCGCAGGACTGCAATTTGTACAGGGACGTGATTTTGATCTGCAGAAATATCCGACCGACTCAACAGGTCTGATTATAAATGAATCGGCATTAAAGATCATGCAATTTAAAGACCCGATCGGTAAGACAGTAGATGATCTGGATATACGGTGGCATATTGTAGGAGTGATCAAGGATTTCATTCTGACCAGTCCTTATGAACCCACCAGACCCATACTGATATGCGGTGCGAAAAGCAGTTTTATGAGTTTCCGCGTGATGCAGATCAAGCTGAATAAGGATATTGCTATAGCAGAAAACCTGCGGAAGGCGGAAACCATATTTAAGAAATACAATCCTGAATATGCGTTTGATCCGAGAATGGTTGACCAGGAATATGCGCGGAAGTTTGAAAACGAAAAACGCCAGAGTATACTGGCTGGTTTGTTCGGAGGGCTGACTATTTTCATCTCATGCCTCGGTTTATTTGGTCTGGCTACTTATATGGCGGAAAACAGGATCAAGGAAATCGGCGTACGAAAAGTATTGGGCGCCTCCGTGCTCAGTATCACAGGGTTATTGTCAAAAGATTTTGTGAAACTGGTAACCATCTCATTTTTTGTGGCAGCACCTGTCGCCTGGTGGAGCATGGATCAGTGGCTGCAAAGTTATTCTTACCGGGTAGGTATACAGTGGTGGGTGTTTGTAGTGGCCGGACTATTATCGGTAACAATTGCTTTGCTGACAGTGAGTTATCAGTCTGTAAAGGCGGCAATAGCAGACCCGGTTAAAAGCCTGAGAGCTGAATAG
- a CDS encoding two-component regulator propeller domain-containing protein has protein sequence MKQLLFYCLIFLCYQTSGQQIRFRNYSVAEGLPSSTVRTIAQDDQGYLWFGTKNGISRFDGYQFRNFQYKKNDATSLGNNFLHCITRIDSTHLWIGTESGIYILDLEKEQFSHFGPPKEKTVFDILRDKEGIIWFTSRLNGLYSYDPQKKSLHNFKAGNSRLSSDNVTRIAQDDDGNIWIGTYGDGIDIYNPVTGTFTNLHAGTSGLSNDVINAIYKGEDGIMWVGTMNGGLCKWDPVARNFQVYRNNGHPYDINDNIIRAICQVSPDKLYVGTEKGLNVLDIATNRFTAYINKGNDPFSISDNAIYSLFPDRAGTMWIGTFFGGASYFNEKGPVFELYYPTGEQNGLSGRAVSSFLEDGPGKLWIGTEDGGLQYFNTITHTFQQYPFLPTQQKLSYHNIHTLLRDNAGNIWIGLFAAGINVLDPRTGKVTCLQHHTEDIHSLNSNNVFCIYQDRDGGMWIGTDKGLDQYDSGRRDFTRVLREGVSNTIIYDIYEDDNKTLWFATYNNGLIFYNKKTDQWDRVVADGMVKLTSLYDDHQGHLWIGSDGGGLHKYDFRTRKVEAYNDKAGINANVVYGIRQDDAGLIWITTNNGIYSIDPATHKARHFTPQDNLQSRQFDYKAFYKMSDGKLFAGGIKGFNAFYPEKVSTVTDKIRVSFTNFQLFNRNVPIQEDGPLSKQINYASKLVLQHDQSVISFEFAALNFSAPEKLSYAYKMDGFDTDWNYVGDQRKATYTNLSPGTYTFRVKATEEKSNWDVTESTMKVIIKPPFYRTTVAYIIFVLLALGAAYGVYLYSSAYIRRKHQIRIERLKNKEEQEFYARKIEFFTVMAHEIRTPLSLIIAPLEKLLSMNKWQQEEKQQLVVMDENAERLMDLVNQLLDFRRIESDAYEIRKEEVEVVSLVQSIYSRFSALPYQKDIEFTLSIRVSSLSLPADPEVLNKILSNLLINAFRYAKKKVSISVYEMTSVESDVARLCISVEDDGIGIPSDDLKNIFKQFFTTVRKGQEDRHPGGTGIGLALASSLADKHGGKLLVESREGEQTIFTLELPVTKEQAPKQAHSQEDDILDEERPLILVVEDDMAIQTFLAASFRDTGYSVLKAANGKAAMALIEAHAIDLVISDIMMAEMDGIELCQQVKTNIEYSHIPFMLLSARGNSESELKGIEAGADAYIMKPFKFKHIVAVAKNLMASRESLRLKFSEQPNSDVSVLATNSRDKAFMEKVVSIIEERIIDPQLSVEELSRNMAMSRSNLHKKLKSLSGYVPNELIKLVRLKHAAKLLVNGEHTVTEVAYMTGFSSPSYFSKCFLQQFKVTPKEYADNKPKPGTSHLDDLLKGGQ, from the coding sequence ATGAAGCAGCTTCTTTTTTATTGCCTGATTTTTTTGTGTTACCAGACCAGCGGACAGCAGATACGTTTTCGGAATTATTCCGTGGCGGAAGGACTGCCTTCCAGCACTGTGCGTACGATTGCACAGGATGACCAGGGTTATCTCTGGTTTGGTACCAAAAACGGTATCAGTCGTTTTGATGGATACCAGTTCAGAAACTTTCAGTACAAAAAGAACGACGCTACTTCCCTCGGCAACAACTTTTTACATTGCATCACCCGTATCGATAGTACACATCTCTGGATAGGTACTGAAAGCGGGATATACATACTTGATCTGGAAAAAGAACAGTTTTCTCATTTCGGTCCGCCAAAGGAGAAAACTGTTTTTGATATCCTCCGGGATAAGGAGGGTATCATCTGGTTTACTTCACGGCTGAATGGTTTATACAGCTATGATCCGCAGAAAAAATCTCTCCATAACTTTAAGGCAGGCAATTCCCGCTTGTCCAGCGATAATGTGACCCGGATCGCACAGGATGACGACGGAAATATCTGGATCGGTACGTACGGAGATGGGATTGATATCTATAATCCTGTTACCGGTACATTTACCAATCTGCATGCAGGTACCAGCGGATTAAGTAATGATGTGATCAATGCTATCTATAAAGGCGAGGATGGTATCATGTGGGTAGGCACCATGAATGGCGGTTTGTGCAAATGGGATCCCGTGGCGCGTAACTTTCAGGTGTACCGCAATAATGGCCATCCTTATGACATCAATGATAATATTATACGGGCGATATGCCAGGTGTCCCCGGATAAGTTATATGTGGGGACAGAGAAGGGATTGAATGTACTGGATATTGCGACAAACAGATTTACAGCCTACATCAACAAAGGAAATGACCCGTTCAGTATCAGCGACAATGCCATTTACTCCTTATTCCCTGACAGGGCTGGTACGATGTGGATAGGAACGTTCTTCGGAGGCGCCAGTTATTTTAATGAGAAAGGACCTGTCTTTGAATTGTATTATCCTACAGGAGAACAAAATGGACTGTCAGGCCGTGCAGTCAGCTCCTTCCTGGAAGATGGTCCCGGAAAGTTGTGGATCGGTACAGAAGACGGCGGCTTACAATACTTTAATACAATCACCCATACCTTCCAGCAATATCCGTTTCTGCCCACACAGCAGAAACTCTCTTATCACAATATTCACACCTTATTGAGAGATAACGCAGGTAATATCTGGATAGGATTGTTTGCGGCCGGTATCAACGTACTGGACCCGAGGACGGGTAAGGTAACCTGTTTGCAGCACCATACGGAAGATATTCATTCCCTGAACAGCAACAATGTTTTCTGTATTTACCAGGACAGGGACGGTGGTATGTGGATCGGGACAGACAAAGGACTGGACCAGTATGATAGTGGCCGGCGTGATTTTACACGGGTACTCCGCGAAGGCGTTAGTAACACCATCATCTATGATATTTATGAAGACGATAATAAGACCCTTTGGTTTGCTACCTACAACAATGGCCTGATATTCTATAATAAGAAAACCGACCAATGGGACAGAGTTGTAGCAGATGGGATGGTCAAGCTGACCAGTCTGTATGATGATCACCAGGGGCATCTCTGGATAGGATCAGACGGTGGCGGATTGCATAAGTATGACTTCCGTACCAGGAAGGTAGAAGCTTACAATGACAAAGCGGGTATCAATGCTAATGTGGTATATGGTATCCGGCAGGATGATGCAGGACTGATCTGGATAACGACAAATAATGGCATTTATAGTATAGATCCTGCAACACACAAAGCAAGGCATTTTACACCACAGGACAACCTTCAAAGCCGTCAGTTCGACTACAAGGCATTTTATAAAATGTCAGACGGTAAATTGTTTGCCGGCGGTATCAAAGGGTTTAATGCTTTTTATCCGGAGAAAGTTTCCACGGTGACAGACAAGATCCGTGTCTCTTTTACCAACTTTCAGTTGTTCAACAGAAATGTACCGATACAGGAGGATGGCCCCTTGTCTAAACAGATCAATTATGCCAGTAAACTGGTTTTACAACATGACCAATCTGTGATCAGTTTTGAATTCGCTGCCCTTAATTTCAGTGCACCAGAGAAGTTGAGTTATGCTTATAAGATGGATGGTTTTGACACAGACTGGAACTATGTGGGCGACCAGCGCAAGGCTACTTATACCAATCTGTCGCCCGGTACTTACACGTTCCGGGTAAAGGCTACAGAAGAGAAGAGTAACTGGGATGTGACCGAATCCACCATGAAGGTGATTATAAAGCCGCCTTTCTATAGAACGACAGTGGCGTATATCATTTTTGTATTGCTGGCATTAGGCGCTGCCTATGGTGTTTATCTGTATTCTTCTGCTTATATCCGGAGGAAACACCAGATTCGGATAGAACGACTGAAAAACAAGGAAGAGCAGGAGTTTTACGCCAGGAAGATTGAATTCTTTACAGTCATGGCGCACGAAATAAGGACACCCTTATCACTGATCATTGCACCATTAGAGAAACTGTTGTCCATGAATAAGTGGCAGCAGGAGGAAAAACAACAGCTGGTTGTAATGGACGAAAATGCAGAAAGATTGATGGACCTGGTGAACCAGTTGCTTGATTTCAGAAGAATCGAAAGCGATGCGTATGAGATCCGGAAGGAAGAAGTAGAAGTGGTATCGTTGGTGCAATCTATTTATTCCAGGTTTTCCGCACTGCCTTATCAGAAAGATATTGAATTTACTTTGAGCATACGGGTGAGCAGTTTATCATTGCCAGCAGATCCCGAAGTGCTGAATAAGATACTGAGCAATCTCCTGATCAATGCATTCCGGTATGCAAAGAAAAAAGTCAGCATCTCTGTTTATGAGATGACCAGTGTAGAAAGTGATGTGGCAAGACTTTGTATCAGTGTGGAAGATGATGGAATTGGCATACCCTCAGACGACCTGAAAAACATCTTTAAACAGTTCTTTACCACGGTCAGGAAAGGACAGGAGGATCGTCACCCGGGAGGTACCGGTATTGGTCTGGCACTGGCCAGTTCCCTGGCAGATAAACATGGCGGGAAGCTGTTGGTGGAAAGCAGGGAAGGGGAACAGACCATTTTTACCCTGGAACTACCGGTTACAAAAGAACAAGCCCCTAAACAGGCACATAGCCAGGAGGACGATATCCTTGATGAGGAAAGACCGTTGATCTTAGTGGTAGAGGATGATATGGCGATACAGACGTTCCTGGCTGCTAGTTTCCGCGATACCGGCTATAGTGTATTGAAGGCAGCCAACGGGAAGGCGGCTATGGCCTTGATTGAGGCCCATGCCATCGACCTGGTGATCTCTGATATTATGATGGCAGAGATGGACGGGATTGAATTGTGTCAGCAGGTCAAAACCAATATCGAGTATAGTCACATTCCTTTTATGCTGCTTTCTGCCAGGGGAAATAGTGAATCAGAGCTGAAAGGCATTGAAGCAGGCGCGGATGCTTATATCATGAAGCCCTTTAAATTCAAACATATTGTGGCGGTGGCGAAAAACCTGATGGCATCCAGGGAAAGTCTCCGGCTGAAATTTTCAGAACAGCCGAACAGTGACGTAAGCGTGTTAGCTACCAATAGCCGCGATAAAGCATTTATGGAAAAGGTAGTGAGCATTATTGAAGAACGTATCATAGATCCGCAGCTTTCAGTAGAGGAGCTGAGCCGGAATATGGCCATGAGCAGGTCCAATCTGCATAAAAAGCTGAAATCCCTGTCGGGATATGTGCCTAACGAACTGATAAAGCTCGTAAGACTGAAACATGCGGCAAAACTCCTGGTAAACGGTGAACATACGGTAACGGAAGTCGCTTATATGACGGGCTTTAGTTCTCCATCCTATTTCTCAAAATGTTTCCTGCAGCAGTTCAAGGTGACGCCAAAAGAATATGCCGATAATAAGCCTAAACCGGGTACATCGCATTTGGATGATTTGTTGAAGGGTGGGCAATGA
- a CDS encoding glycoside hydrolase family 2 TIM barrel-domain containing protein: protein MRIRNLMIWIVCGLFSVNIATAQSKWSAAKAKEWYAKQGWLKGSNFQPSTAINQLEMFQPETFDTATINRELGWAENLGFNVMRVYLHHLLWTADKAGFKKRLDTYLTISSKHHIKTLFVFFDDCWNDTAWLGKQPEPKTGVHNSGWVRDPGTMIYTHPDTLKVLEAYVKDVLTTFKNDDRILLWDLYNEPGNNKQLGKSMPLLQKVFQWAGEIRPSQPISAGVWNDGSAFSELNRFQLENSDVITYHNYAYIDNHRHTIDTLRKYDRPLICTEYMARRNASLFQLILPLLKAENVGAINWGFVSGKTNTIYAWDTPMPDGKEPQLWFHDIYRKDGTPFSKDEEAFIKQLCK from the coding sequence ATGCGCATAAGAAACCTAATGATATGGATAGTGTGTGGTCTGTTCTCTGTAAACATCGCTACCGCACAAAGTAAATGGTCCGCCGCGAAGGCAAAGGAATGGTATGCAAAGCAGGGATGGCTGAAGGGAAGTAATTTCCAGCCCTCTACGGCTATTAATCAGCTGGAAATGTTCCAGCCGGAAACCTTTGATACGGCCACTATTAACCGCGAACTGGGCTGGGCAGAAAACCTGGGATTTAATGTGATGCGGGTATACCTGCATCACCTGTTGTGGACTGCTGATAAGGCCGGATTTAAGAAAAGACTGGATACTTATCTGACCATCTCTTCAAAACATCATATCAAAACCCTGTTTGTATTTTTTGATGATTGCTGGAATGATACCGCCTGGCTTGGAAAACAACCGGAACCGAAAACAGGTGTACATAACTCCGGCTGGGTAAGAGATCCAGGTACGATGATCTACACGCATCCTGATACGTTGAAAGTATTAGAGGCTTATGTAAAAGATGTACTGACTACTTTCAAAAATGACGATCGTATACTGTTGTGGGATCTTTACAATGAGCCCGGCAATAATAAACAGCTGGGCAAAAGTATGCCCCTGCTACAGAAGGTGTTTCAATGGGCGGGCGAAATCAGACCTTCACAACCTATATCTGCCGGTGTGTGGAACGACGGATCTGCATTCAGTGAACTGAACCGGTTTCAGCTGGAAAATTCTGATGTGATCACTTACCATAATTATGCGTACATTGATAATCATCGGCATACCATTGATACATTGAGGAAGTATGACAGACCATTGATCTGTACGGAGTACATGGCCAGGAGAAATGCAAGTCTGTTTCAGCTGATCCTGCCATTGCTCAAAGCTGAAAATGTAGGCGCTATCAACTGGGGATTCGTAAGCGGAAAAACCAATACTATCTACGCCTGGGATACGCCGATGCCTGATGGGAAAGAACCACAGCTCTGGTTTCATGATATCTACAGAAAGGATGGAACGCCTTTCAGTAAAGACGAAGAAGCCTTTATCAAACAGTTGTGCAAATAA